ATGGAAGCGATGGGGCAGCTCACCGGTGGCGTTGCCCACGACTTCAACAATCTTCTGACGCCGATCGTCGGTTCTCTCGACATGCTTCAGCGCAGGGGGATAGGTAGCGAGCGTGAGCAGCGACTGATCGCTGGCGCGGCCCAATCAGCGGAACGCGCCCGGATACTTGTTCAGCGATTATTGGCGTTTGCACGGCGTCAGCCGCTCCAGGCCGTGTCTGTCGACGTGGCGGCGCTCGTCGCCGGAATGGGTGACTTGGTCGAGAGCACTACGGGGCCACAGATCAGGGTTGTCGTGGATGTCGCCGAAGACCTGCCACCGGCCCGAGCGGACCCGAACCAATTGGAAATGGCGCTTTTGAACCTTTCGGTGAACGCACGCGATGCGATGCCGGACGGGGGTACGCTGCGAATAACGGCGAGCACGGAGACTGTAGACGGCGACCATCGATCGCAGCTCTCTAGCGGAACCTATATTCGCCTTTCAGTCGCCGATACGGGTATGGGGATGGATGAGGCGACGCTCGCCCGCGCAATCGAGCCATTCTTCTCAACCAAGGGCATCGGCCAAGGCACTGGCCTCGGCCTGTCATCGGTGCACGGTCTGGCTTCCCAGCTGGGTGGAGCGCTGACAATTCAAAGCCAACCGGGAATGGGCACCACTGTCGAGCTATGGCTCCCCGTCAGCAACGAGGACGCAAATCTGCCGTCGAACGTAAGCCGGTTTGAAGAAGAAGGATCGGACCGCGGAGTAGCCCTCCTTGTCGATGACGAAGAGTTGGTGCGAATGAGCACCGCCGACATGCTCGCCGATCTCGGCTTCGCCGTGATCGAAGCGAGTTCTGCTGATGAGGCGGTGCGAATGCTGGAACGTGATCAGGCATTCGATGTCATCGTTACCGATCACCTCATGCCGGGCATGACGGGGACCGAGCTTGCCCGCCATGTGCAACGCATCCGCCCTGGACTTCCTGTTCTCTTAGTGTCCGGCTATGCCGAAACGGCCGGCGTCGATGCGGATCGCCCAAGGTTGACGAAGCCGTTTCGTAAAGATGAATTGGCCACGACGCTCCTGGCGTTGTTGCACTGAGCAGTTAGCTCCTCATAATACCTGCGTGCGGCGCTCAGGCTGACTCTCATTCATTGCCCGGCTGATTGTCCGTTCTTGCCGCTCTGTTCGGCCGCTTGTGATAAGAAGGCCGTAATCGGATCGGAGCCGAACGACCGCGCCTTGTCGACAATTGCCGCTTGAAGGGCAGTCGCTTACGGCAGCTGTGCCGACCTTCGCCGGAAAGCGGGCTGGCAGCAAGCGGCCAAGCTTTGTTGCGACGCGTATCGGCGGGGCAGGCGCAGTATGTTCGCTCCGGAGCAAACTTGCCATCCAGCCTTTCGCTCGCGAATGTCAGAAAAGTCCCAGGCCCTGTCCATCATTGTCGACCCTTTCCGGCCGTTCGGCGCCCAAATTTGGCACTCCACGTGCGGACTGTCCGCTAATCCGGCAAGTCGCGACCCTTTGTGGTCGCTCAGCAGCCAGTGTTTTGTTCCCAAGTGCGGACGGGCCGCTTTCCCATCCTGGACGCCCAATTCTGGCCGGTAGGCGACTGTCGCGTTTGGAGAAGCGCGAGTGAGATAGCTGCCGATGGGACGTGTCGGAAAACATCTCTGCACAGGGTTTCCGACACATTTTCAATCCGTCGGGGTTTTCCGTAAAGTCGCCTCCCCGCGAATGCCAAGAGGCGGCGTGCGTGACGTGTTTCTGGCGGAATTACGTGTCTCCTGTACGGAAAACATGTGTTTGGCGTCACGCCGCAGGGTTCAAGTCGGGGATCCAGCACCTGCTGCGGCAGAACATTCAGGAATTTGCGGTTGCTCCAAGCGTCCTTATTTCATGACGGAATACCTGCTCAAACAGCAATGCGCCGGGGGACTGCGAGCGTCGCTCCAAGGAGTACATGACCATCCGGAACTGCTGGCGCTTGGTATTGTCCTTCGCTTGCAGTTCGCAAAGCCGTCCAGATGCGACTTCATCCATGACAGCGTAGCGGGACGCTATCCAGATCGCGTCTGTCGACGCAGTCAGTGCGATCAAGGTGCCATAGTCCTCCACCAGATGGATGGTGTCGTTCGCCCAAATCGGGAGGTTTTGAGGCAATTGATGGCTTTCGCCGTAGTTGTTGGACAGCAGAACCGGAAATTTTACGTCCGTGTGTTTCTGCGCGAGAAGCGGATGGTTGGGCCGGACTAAAAGCGTGACGGGAAATGTTCCCAGCGTCACGGCGCGGACCGGAGGTGCTTCGGGCACCTGCCCTTCGGCACTCACGAAAAACTCGATCTCGCCTGCGAACAGCAGGGGCCACAACGCTTCGACATTGCGCACGATGACCTCGTTTGCGCGCTGCGGTGACGATCGCATCTGTTCGGTCAATGCCCGTGCCAGCAAAGCCTGCGCCGGAAGCGGCGCCATGCCGAAGCGGACCCGTCCGCCTTGGCCGGTCGCGGCGAGTCTGGTCTGGCGTTCGAACTCGTCGATATCCGCGATGATCGCGGTCGCCCGTTCGACGACCTGTTGTCCCTGAGCCGTAATGATGACGCCCGACCGGCCGCGATCGAACAGGCGTGTCCCAAGATGGGTTTCCAGAGCCTGGATCGCCTTGGTCAGCGCCGGCTGGGATATGCCGAGATCTTCTGCCGCGCGGGTGAAACTGCGCCGATCTGCCACGGCCAGCATGTTGCGAAGGGAGCGTAAGTCGAGAGCCATTCGCTGTGGTTATCATAATCGGTATTGTCATTCATTGGACAAATTGCAGCGCGAATGTGATTCCCGAGGTGAGAGGAGTTGCGCGATGGGAAGTCTAGGTGTCTGGATACTGGGGGTTACGGCGGTCATTCTGGTCGCAGAGTTGGTGGCGGGCCGCCATCGCGGAGTGTATTCCCGCAGCGATTGGTTCGTGAACGGCATTTGCATTTTTGTCGGAGCGGCTATCAGGCCGCTGGGTGCGGTGGCCGTGGCCTTCGTCATCGGATGGCTGGTGCCATCGGGTAAGGGCGCGCTGTCCGGAATGCCGTTCTGGCCCGCAGTCCTCGCCATCGTTCTCGTGGCGGAATTCGCCAATTACTGGGTTCATCGCCTGTCCCACCAGCTCAAGGGTTCGCGCCGCTTTGACTGGCTGTGGCGGATGCACCGCACCCATCACACCGCAAAATATGTCAATGTCCTGCTGAACTTCAGGATCAGCCTCTTCTGGTCACTCGTTGCCGGTCTGACCTGGGCATTTTCGCTTGCTCTTTACCTCGGCCTCGCCAAGCCCGCTGTCGTTGCCATTGCCCTGTTCTCGTTCTGGGGCATCTTCACGCACAGCGATTTCCGGTGGGACATCACCGTGCGGCAGCATCCGGTCTTTGGCCGCCTGTTTCGCGCGCTCGAACATGTCATCGTGTCGCCGGGCATGCATCACAGCCACCACGGCTATGGCAAGGATGGCGGCAACTATCGTAATTTCGGAATATTATTGTCCATCTACGACTGGATGTTCGGGACCCTGTATATTCCCGAAGGCCGCCCGTTCCGTTATGGTATTCCCGGTGCGACGCCGCACTGGGCGGACGATGCCTTCTCGCCCTTCAATGTTGGCTCGATGCTCGGCAGAAAAAAGGCAAGCGACGCGGGGAAAAGCCCCTCAACTGACACTGCAGCGGCATAATTAGCGTCAGGCACAGCTTGGGTGGAGGTGACTGGAACAGGTGTTTTCGGACGCCTGGGCGGGCTGACGGCACTTAGCGTATATCTGGGTCTGTTCTATGTGCCGACCCCAATAGCGGTCGTCGCTATCAAGCGGTCGACAATCAGGTGTTTTCCGGCATGGCCGGTTTCGGGAGTGTGTCTTCAGACACAATGCGACCGACATGGGCGCAAAGAGGGCTAGCTGCACACGCCCCATTGCGACTGCTCAGGTCAATGATGTGGGGCTCTATAGCAGCTATTCATGAAGTGCGGTCACTACCGCACTTCGGTCATTCGTAAATTCAAACTTCAAAGATGTAAGGCCGTTGGTAGTTCCTTCGTGAACCTTTGATTGGGTGCACGGCATCGAAAGGAATGCAAACTTGCGCGATTTGAAATGGGGTTTCGGCTGCCTGCTCACTTTATTGAGTATCGCCGCCTGTGCGACACCGCGTTCCACGCATGTCAGTCCGATCTCGCCGGCATCAATCTATGTGGCAATGGGGAGTTCTTATGCCGCTGGGCCTGGCATCACGACTTCAGCGGATCAGCCACAGAACCGGTGCGCGCGATCGACGGACAACTACGCGCATATCCTGGCTCGAAAGCTAAATTTACGGCTCATCGATGTAAGTTGTAGCGGTGCTACAACCGAACATGTCCTCGGGCGGTGGAAAGAACTGCCAGCTCAGATCGAAGCGCTGACTGTCGACACCAAGCTAGTCACGGCAACAATCGGTGGCAATGATGTCGGCTATTTCGGGATGCTGTGGTCTGCCTCCTGCACTACGGCTCCAGTGCCTGCCGCGTCGCGCAATTTCAAATGCCCCTCGCCTCCGGCAGGGGCTGATGCGTGGACGAAGGTCGAGGCCGGTATGCGACAGATCGCCGCCGAAGTTCATCGGCGGTCGCCTACCGCCCGACTGGTTTTCGTGGATTATCTGTCTGTCCTACCCGCAACGGGGACATGCGGTAATGCTCCCATGAGTCCGGATACGGCCCAGAGCATTAGGCTGGTCGCGCAAAGGCTCGCGCGGCTCACCAAGCGTGTGGCAGCAGAAACGCAGGCCGACGTTATCCAGGCATCGACATTGTCAGCCCACCACGATGCCTGCAGCCGCGATCCATGGATTACGGGTTTCCCGACGGAGAGATCGGCACCGGGTTTCGTGCCCTATCATCCCAATGAAAACGGCATGACCGCTATTGCTGACGCGTTGATGCAGCGGCTCGTCACCGTTCCTAGAACACCATAGTCGTTTTCGGGGAGCTCCAGCGCCGGACATATCGACTCTCCGCATCTGCATTTTCAAAATCGGGCATGCTGCAATTGATCTGCCCCCTTCTGAGTGGCCCAAAATCTGTTTTAGATTTGGCCACGAAGGAGGACTTGAATGGCGAGGAAGCACAAGCCGGAAGAGATCATCGGCAAGCTGCGTGAAGCGGAGATCGTGCTGGCGCAGGGCGGAACGGTGGCGGATGCGTGTCGCCGGATCGGCGTCACCGAGCAGAGCTACTACCGCTGGCGCAAGGAGTATGGCGGCCTGAAGATGGACCAGGCTCGGCGCATGAAAGAGCTTGAGAAGGAAAACGCCCGGTTGCGGCGGGCGGTGTCAGATCTGACGCTGGACAAGTTGATCCTACAGGAGGCCTCGCGGGGAAACTTCTGAGCCCCGCGCGCCGCAGGCGCTGTATCGATCATATCCGGGGCATGATGCCGGTGTCCGAGCGGCGGGTCTGCCGCGTGCTCGGGCAACATCGATCGACGCAGCGCAAAACGCCGCGTGGGGCGGATGACGAAGCAGCCCTGACCGAGGATATCATCGCGCTTGCCCGGCAGTATGGCCGCTATGGCTATCGCCGGGTGACGGCCTTGCTGCGCGATGCCGGTTGGCATGTGAACCGCAAACGGGTGGAGCGCATCTGGCGCCGTGAAGGGCTCAAGGTGCCGCAGAAGCAACCGAAGCGTGGAAGGCTCTGGCTCAACGACGGATCATGTATCCGCCTGCGACCGGAATATCCGGGCCATGTGTGGTCTTACGACTTCGTCGAGGGACGCACACATGATGGCCGCAAGTTCCGCATCCTGTCGATCATCGACGAGGCCAGCCGCGAGTGCCTCGCCTTACCCATCGCGCGACGGCTGCGCAGCGAGGACGTGCTGGCGGCTCTCGCCGAGTTGTTCGTCACACGGGGGCCGCCGGCGCACATACGGTCAGACAATGGCCCTGAATTTATCGCCAATGCCGTGCAGCAATGGCTGGCGAAGATCGGCGTGAAAACGCTCTACATTACACCCGGCAGCCCATGGGAAAATGGCTACTGTGAGTCCTTCAACGGCTCGATGCGTGATGAGCTCTTGAACGGGGAGATCTTCTACACCTTGGCCGAGGCGAAGATCCTGATCGAGGCCTGGCGGCGGCACTACAACACCGTCAGGCCTCATAGTTCGCTGGGGTATCGACCGCCGGCCCCGGAGACGGCGACGGCGCCATGGCTGCCCTCCGGTTCCGCTACGCTGCACCTACGGCCAGCCATGGCGCCGGAGGCAATCTTACACTAACAAACAACCCGGACCACTCGGTGGGGGCCGGTCACAATCCACCCATCCCGACTGCCAGCCGATCGGGTCGACAAGCGTAACCGGACCGACGGCTTCCTGGCACGCCAGATCGGCCCTCGAGTGGCTGACTAGGGCGCGTTGCTGCCAGTCCGTCGCCGACCCCTATCGGACGCTCAGCATCCAATTTTTGACCTCTAGGTGCTGACGGTCCGCTTTCCCGGCGGGTGTCGACCAACTTCAGCCGTTGCATCGCCACGACAAAAGAGTCAGCTCGCGCCGAAACCGGTCGTCCACCTTAGTATAGTGCGGCATGAGCAGCACCTCCCAGAATGTGAAACTGCGACGCTCATCGCTCCACGCTTGCGATCCTTAGTTTGCATGCCCGGGCTTCCGCGTTTTCTCGAAAGCGGGAGCCTTTTCCGGCAAAGCGCCGCAAGGCTGGCCGCGCTTAATTTAGGTCACCTGGTCGGTCGGCATGACCCACATTTCTGCGATCGACGCACGGCGCGGACGGGTCACCATGAACGCGATCCCATCCGCGATATCCTCGGCTTCAAGGCGCTCATGCTGTGCGTTGAACGGCTCCAGCATCTCGCTGAGCATGTGGTCATTATTATGCGAAATGAGCTCGGTCACGACCGCGCCGGGTTCCAGCACGCCAACACGGACATGGCGCCGTGTCACCTCCTGGCGGAGCGACTCGGTGAACCCATTCACCCCGAACTTGGTCAGGTTG
The DNA window shown above is from Novosphingobium sp. RL4 and carries:
- a CDS encoding LysR family transcriptional regulator; protein product: MALDLRSLRNMLAVADRRSFTRAAEDLGISQPALTKAIQALETHLGTRLFDRGRSGVIITAQGQQVVERATAIIADIDEFERQTRLAATGQGGRVRFGMAPLPAQALLARALTEQMRSSPQRANEVIVRNVEALWPLLFAGEIEFFVSAEGQVPEAPPVRAVTLGTFPVTLLVRPNHPLLAQKHTDVKFPVLLSNNYGESHQLPQNLPIWANDTIHLVEDYGTLIALTASTDAIWIASRYAVMDEVASGRLCELQAKDNTKRQQFRMVMYSLERRSQSPGALLFEQVFRHEIRTLGATANS
- a CDS encoding sterol desaturase family protein, which translates into the protein MGSLGVWILGVTAVILVAELVAGRHRGVYSRSDWFVNGICIFVGAAIRPLGAVAVAFVIGWLVPSGKGALSGMPFWPAVLAIVLVAEFANYWVHRLSHQLKGSRRFDWLWRMHRTHHTAKYVNVLLNFRISLFWSLVAGLTWAFSLALYLGLAKPAVVAIALFSFWGIFTHSDFRWDITVRQHPVFGRLFRALEHVIVSPGMHHSHHGYGKDGGNYRNFGILLSIYDWMFGTLYIPEGRPFRYGIPGATPHWADDAFSPFNVGSMLGRKKASDAGKSPSTDTAAA
- a CDS encoding SGNH/GDSL hydrolase family protein → MRDLKWGFGCLLTLLSIAACATPRSTHVSPISPASIYVAMGSSYAAGPGITTSADQPQNRCARSTDNYAHILARKLNLRLIDVSCSGATTEHVLGRWKELPAQIEALTVDTKLVTATIGGNDVGYFGMLWSASCTTAPVPAASRNFKCPSPPAGADAWTKVEAGMRQIAAEVHRRSPTARLVFVDYLSVLPATGTCGNAPMSPDTAQSIRLVAQRLARLTKRVAAETQADVIQASTLSAHHDACSRDPWITGFPTERSAPGFVPYHPNENGMTAIADALMQRLVTVPRTP
- a CDS encoding IS3 family transposase (programmed frameshift), coding for MARKHKPEEIIGKLREAEIVLAQGGTVADACRRIGVTEQSYYRWRKEYGGLKMDQARRMKELEKENARLRRAVSDLTLDKLILQEASPGKLLSPARRRRCIDHIRGMMPVSERRVCRVLGQHRSTQRKTPRGADDEAALTEDIIALARQYGRYGYRRVTALLRDAGWHVNRKRVERIWRREGLKVPQKQPKRGRLWLNDGSCIRLRPEYPGHVWSYDFVEGRTHDGRKFRILSIIDEASRECLALPIARRLRSEDVLAALAELFVTRGPPAHIRSDNGPEFIANAVQQWLAKIGVKTLYITPGSPWENGYCESFNGSMRDELLNGEIFYTLAEAKILIEAWRRHYNTVRPHSSLGYRPPAPETATAPWLPSGSATLHLRPAMAPEAILH